The Geothrix sp. genome window below encodes:
- the rho gene encoding transcription termination factor Rho translates to MSLQELKELSIGKLAELGKELEIDSPLSMRKQELVFRVLQAQAEREGQFFAEGVLEVLPEGFGFLRSPDANYLAGPEDIYISPSQIRKFNLRTGDTLSGMIRAPKEGEKFFAMLRVDAVNFDPPMTAKDRLHFDDLVPLYPKHHLRMERDAQELSTRVMDLMTPLGKGQRALIVAPPRTGKTVLLQNIANSITANHPEVFLIVLLIDERPEEVTDMERSVKGEVVSSTFDEPATRHVQVAEMVIEKAKRLVEHKKDVVILLDSITRLARAYNTVVPPSGKVLSGGVDSNALQRPKRFFGAARNIEGGGSLTIVATALIETGSRMDDVIFEEFKGTGNSEIVLDRKLSDKRIFPAMDIQKSGTRKEDLLIEPAKLAKIWVLRKVLSASGPSESMELLVDRLGKSKTNDEFLANLQEPPPRR, encoded by the coding sequence CTGAGCTTGCAAGAGCTCAAGGAACTCTCCATCGGCAAGCTTGCCGAGCTGGGGAAAGAGCTGGAGATCGACAGCCCGCTCTCCATGCGCAAGCAGGAGCTGGTGTTCCGGGTACTGCAGGCCCAGGCCGAGCGCGAAGGCCAGTTCTTCGCCGAGGGTGTGCTGGAGGTGCTGCCGGAGGGTTTCGGCTTCCTCCGCAGCCCTGACGCGAACTATCTCGCCGGGCCCGAGGACATCTACATCTCCCCCAGCCAGATCCGGAAGTTCAACCTCCGCACGGGCGACACCCTGTCCGGCATGATCCGCGCCCCCAAGGAAGGCGAGAAATTCTTCGCCATGCTGCGGGTGGATGCGGTGAACTTCGATCCCCCGATGACGGCGAAGGATCGCCTCCACTTCGACGACCTGGTGCCCCTCTACCCCAAGCATCACCTGCGCATGGAGCGGGACGCCCAGGAGCTGAGCACCCGCGTCATGGACCTGATGACGCCCCTCGGCAAGGGGCAGCGTGCCCTGATCGTGGCGCCGCCCCGCACGGGCAAGACAGTGCTGCTGCAGAACATCGCCAATTCCATCACCGCCAACCACCCCGAAGTCTTCCTCATCGTCCTGCTCATCGACGAGCGGCCTGAGGAAGTCACCGACATGGAGCGCAGCGTCAAGGGCGAGGTGGTCTCCAGCACCTTCGACGAGCCCGCCACCCGCCATGTCCAGGTGGCCGAAATGGTCATCGAGAAGGCCAAGCGCCTGGTGGAGCACAAGAAGGATGTGGTGATCCTGCTGGATTCCATCACCCGATTGGCCCGCGCCTACAACACCGTGGTTCCGCCCAGCGGCAAGGTGCTCTCGGGCGGCGTGGACAGCAACGCACTCCAGCGGCCCAAGCGCTTCTTCGGGGCCGCGCGCAACATCGAGGGCGGGGGCTCGCTCACCATCGTGGCCACGGCCCTCATCGAGACCGGCAGCCGCATGGACGATGTGATCTTCGAGGAGTTCAAGGGCACGGGCAACAGCGAGATCGTGCTGGACCGCAAGCTCAGCGACAAGCGCATCTTCCCGGCCATGGACATCCAGAAGTCCGGCACCCGCAAGGAAGACCTGCTCATCGAGCCCGCCAAGCTGGCCAAGATCTGGGTGCTCCGCAAGGTCCTCAGCGCCAGCGGCCCCAGCGAGAGCATGGAACTGCTGGTGGATCGGTTGGGCAAGAGCAAGACCAACGACGAGTTCCTGGCGAACCTCCAGGAGCCGCCCCCGCGGCGGTAA
- a CDS encoding helicase HerA-like domain-containing protein, protein MPQPLVIAKAASDLVLLPRMANRHGLVAGATGTGKTVTLRTMAERFSAIGVPVFLADVKGDLPGLCKPGGDNPKVAERVEQLKLEGFEYAGYPVAFWDLYGQQGHPVRTTISDMGPLLFARLLNLNDTQGGVLNMVFKIADDNGLLLLDLKDLRSMLQFVGDHAAEFKTQYGNVSAASIGAIQRGLLELESQGAEAFFGEPALDLDDLLQTDAKGRGVINILAADKLINAPKLYATFLLWLLSELFERLPEVGDPEKPKLAFFFDEAHLLFNDAPDALLDKIEQVVRLVRSKGVGVYFVSQNPLDIPEKVLGQLGNRVQHALRAFTPRDQKAVKAAAETFRANPDLDVATAITELAVGEALVSLLDEKGRPGIVERAFVCPPQSQLSPITPEERRQVITTSLLAGHYEQAIDRESAFEKLKARAEEAMQQEAAEAQAKVEAKANKEPARRSDSMIEAFGKSVIRAAGSSIGRQIIRGVMGSIFGGGGRRR, encoded by the coding sequence ATGCCCCAGCCGCTGGTGATCGCCAAAGCCGCCTCCGACCTCGTCCTGCTGCCCCGCATGGCCAACCGCCACGGGCTCGTGGCCGGCGCCACCGGCACGGGCAAGACCGTGACGCTGCGCACCATGGCCGAGCGGTTCTCAGCCATCGGCGTGCCGGTCTTCCTGGCGGATGTGAAGGGCGACCTGCCCGGCCTCTGCAAGCCCGGCGGAGACAACCCGAAGGTGGCCGAGCGCGTGGAGCAGCTGAAGCTTGAGGGCTTCGAATACGCGGGCTATCCCGTCGCCTTCTGGGACCTCTACGGCCAGCAGGGCCACCCCGTGCGCACCACCATCAGCGACATGGGCCCCCTGCTCTTCGCGCGGCTCCTGAACCTCAACGACACCCAGGGCGGTGTGCTGAACATGGTCTTCAAGATCGCCGACGACAACGGCCTGCTGCTGCTGGATCTCAAGGACCTGCGCAGCATGCTCCAGTTCGTGGGCGACCACGCCGCCGAGTTCAAGACCCAGTACGGCAATGTCTCCGCCGCCAGCATCGGCGCCATCCAGCGCGGCCTGCTGGAGCTGGAGAGCCAGGGCGCCGAGGCCTTCTTCGGCGAGCCGGCCCTCGACCTCGACGACCTCCTGCAGACCGACGCCAAGGGCCGCGGCGTCATCAACATCCTGGCGGCGGACAAGCTCATCAATGCGCCGAAGCTCTATGCCACCTTCCTCCTGTGGCTGCTGTCCGAGCTGTTCGAACGCCTGCCCGAGGTGGGCGATCCCGAGAAGCCCAAGCTCGCCTTCTTCTTCGATGAGGCCCACCTGCTCTTCAACGACGCGCCGGATGCCCTGCTGGACAAGATCGAGCAGGTGGTGCGCCTGGTGCGCTCCAAGGGCGTGGGGGTCTACTTCGTGAGCCAGAATCCCCTCGACATCCCCGAGAAGGTGCTGGGCCAGCTGGGCAACCGCGTACAGCATGCCCTCCGGGCCTTCACCCCCCGGGACCAGAAGGCCGTGAAGGCCGCCGCCGAGACCTTCCGGGCCAACCCGGATCTGGATGTGGCCACGGCCATCACCGAGCTGGCCGTGGGCGAGGCCCTGGTGTCCCTGCTGGACGAGAAGGGCCGTCCGGGAATCGTGGAGCGTGCCTTCGTCTGCCCGCCCCAGAGCCAGCTCTCACCCATCACGCCGGAGGAGCGGCGGCAGGTCATCACGACCTCCTTGCTGGCAGGCCACTACGAGCAGGCCATTGACCGGGAGAGCGCCTTCGAGAAGCTGAAGGCCCGCGCGGAAGAGGCCATGCAGCAGGAAGCCGCCGAGGCCCAGGCGAAGGTGGAGGCCAAGGCCAACAAGGAGCCCGCCCGCCGCTCCGACAGCATGATCGAGGCCTTCGGCAAGAGCGTCATCCGCGCCGCCGGAAGCTCCATCGGCCGCCAGATCATCCGGGGCGTCATGGGCTCCATCTTCGGTGGTGGCGGGCGCCGGCGCTGA
- a CDS encoding flagellar basal body-associated FliL family protein, whose translation MSDEEVSPKKSPLKLILLIVVALAVLGGGGAGTLWYLKKRQAAKAAAEAAAAQAATQAEAAPGEPGPAEANSDDCEGAGDGKEAGGHGGAEASPVMVLTRTVNLTGPRRNAFLRCELNILFCDAELGKLVSGDKPSPEKSLIQSIILGALSGKSVEEASDAESREALRQEMKDKLNEQFRPHPPKPGEKEDPKHKKPKRPIKSVLIVDWAIQQ comes from the coding sequence ATGTCTGACGAAGAGGTCTCCCCCAAGAAGAGCCCCCTGAAGCTGATCCTCCTCATCGTGGTCGCGCTGGCGGTCCTCGGTGGGGGTGGGGCGGGCACCCTCTGGTATCTGAAGAAGCGCCAGGCGGCGAAGGCGGCGGCCGAGGCTGCTGCGGCCCAGGCCGCCACCCAGGCCGAAGCAGCCCCTGGTGAGCCAGGCCCCGCCGAGGCGAACTCGGACGACTGTGAGGGCGCCGGCGACGGGAAGGAGGCCGGCGGGCACGGGGGCGCCGAAGCCTCGCCCGTGATGGTGCTGACCCGCACCGTGAACCTCACCGGCCCCCGGAGGAACGCCTTCCTCCGCTGCGAGTTGAACATCCTCTTCTGCGACGCCGAACTGGGGAAGCTGGTCTCCGGCGACAAACCCTCCCCCGAGAAGAGCCTCATCCAGTCGATCATCCTGGGTGCCCTCTCCGGCAAGAGCGTGGAGGAGGCTTCGGATGCCGAGTCCCGCGAGGCCCTGCGCCAGGAGATGAAGGACAAGCTGAACGAACAGTTCAGGCCCCACCCCCCCAAGCCCGGCGAGAAGGAAGATCCCAAGCACAAGAAACCGAAGCGGCCCATCAAGAGCGTGCTCATCGTGGACTGGGCCATCCAGCAGTAA
- a CDS encoding alpha/beta fold hydrolase, with translation MRTQPTFATLASGLKLHYRVQGNPEGPWVVLLNGLLSDTTMWAGVLPGLADRYRILTFDSRGQGKSDAPLEGPYPTALLAQEAWELFGLLKVERPWLMGLSNGSAMSLELLTAHPEAFAGAVLTSAMCRFDFAMNLKAEHWARCLEVGGPLMQFDAVAPFLWGDGFLEARHGVLRAYHQVVTGGDKPMHGNLHQIRGIQGWDIRERLEAIQAPVLLLCGAEDLLTPPWKCLETARRIPGSRFEVVPDIGHAYPVENPKKYAARIRRFLDKDDAGFGR, from the coding sequence ATGCGGACTCAACCCACCTTCGCCACGCTGGCTTCAGGCCTGAAGCTCCACTACCGCGTTCAGGGGAACCCGGAGGGGCCCTGGGTGGTGCTGCTCAACGGCCTGCTGTCAGACACCACCATGTGGGCTGGGGTGCTGCCGGGCCTGGCGGACCGCTACCGCATTCTGACCTTCGACAGCCGGGGGCAGGGGAAGTCGGACGCTCCGCTGGAGGGCCCCTATCCCACGGCCCTGTTGGCTCAGGAGGCCTGGGAGCTGTTCGGACTCCTGAAGGTGGAGCGGCCTTGGCTTATGGGGCTGTCGAACGGCAGCGCCATGAGCCTGGAGCTGCTCACGGCACATCCCGAGGCCTTCGCGGGGGCCGTCCTCACCAGCGCCATGTGCCGCTTCGATTTCGCCATGAACCTCAAGGCCGAGCATTGGGCCCGCTGTCTGGAAGTCGGCGGCCCCCTGATGCAGTTCGACGCCGTAGCGCCGTTCCTGTGGGGCGACGGCTTCCTGGAGGCCCGGCACGGCGTCCTCCGGGCCTACCACCAGGTGGTGACGGGCGGTGACAAGCCCATGCACGGCAATCTCCACCAGATCCGGGGGATCCAGGGTTGGGACATCCGGGAGCGGCTGGAGGCCATCCAGGCACCGGTGCTGCTGCTCTGCGGGGCGGAGGACCTGCTGACGCCCCCCTGGAAGTGCCTCGAGACGGCCCGGCGCATTCCGGGCAGCCGATTCGAGGTGGTGCCGGACATCGGACATGCCTACCCTGTAGAGAATCCCAAGAAGTACGCGGCCAGGATTCGGCGTTTCCTGGATAAAGACGATGCCGGGTTTGGCCGATAG
- a CDS encoding FliM/FliN family flagellar motor switch protein, with amino-acid sequence MIKRGDRLEVDRVLSFEQVVAEVMPFIETPLSLEIQLGQARMTIRELLDLEPGSLVELKKSAGEPMDVLCKERVIIRGEVTVLEDTLGLRVTEIVDPDRRV; translated from the coding sequence ATGATCAAGCGGGGAGATCGGCTCGAGGTCGACCGCGTGCTCAGCTTTGAGCAGGTGGTGGCGGAGGTCATGCCCTTCATCGAGACCCCTCTTTCGCTGGAGATCCAGCTGGGCCAGGCGCGCATGACCATCCGCGAACTGCTGGACCTGGAGCCGGGCTCCCTGGTGGAGCTCAAGAAGAGCGCCGGCGAGCCCATGGATGTCCTCTGCAAGGAGCGCGTCATCATCCGCGGCGAGGTCACGGTGCTGGAAGACACCCTCGGACTGCGGGTCACCGAGATCGTGGATCCCGACCGCCGGGTGTAA
- a CDS encoding DEAD/DEAH box helicase, giving the protein MTFAALGCSEALLAALAKRGFETPMPVQAQTIKPGLEGRDLLVQSRTGSGKTLAFGLPLLQRLSDERHTQALILAPTRELAQQVGAELHTLVPKLPIANLVGGVAYPPQLRALQMGSPVVVGTPGRVKDHLDRGTLDLSRVSMIVLDECDEMLNMGFLEDVETILAKVPAGPQTYLFSATLPVPIAKLAKRFLKDPVQIQLAEAGESAVHADIAHTPVLVPDHQQVRALVNLLLRDQPSSALIFTKTKAQTEEVAEELTVSGLPAAFLHGDLAQATRTRILGQFKDGKLRYLVATDVAARGLDIEGLPLVVHVGIPTQLENYIHRSGRTGRAGAKGTSLALVGWKESRILLAWGRRGGLKLDWRAVPTPAEIREAQTAKLLEGIQGAASAALLSQAAQLLKDADPVRLVAGLLGLVQSEQSAGFDLPNEPERKAKPRFDSARERKEGGPRPQRTYAERAAARGTERPDSAFSKTRPDGSFKPRRDFEDKPRPYVKPKADAPSGPRKTWEDRPATKDAPRPWKTAPAKTWKKKG; this is encoded by the coding sequence ATGACTTTTGCGGCCCTCGGCTGCAGCGAAGCCCTGTTGGCCGCCCTGGCCAAGCGCGGTTTCGAGACCCCCATGCCCGTCCAAGCCCAGACCATCAAGCCGGGGCTCGAAGGCCGCGACCTGCTGGTGCAGAGCCGCACCGGCTCCGGCAAGACCCTGGCCTTCGGCCTGCCCCTGCTGCAGCGCCTGTCGGACGAGCGCCACACCCAGGCCCTCATCCTCGCGCCCACACGCGAGCTGGCGCAGCAGGTGGGCGCCGAGCTGCACACCCTCGTGCCCAAGCTGCCCATCGCCAACCTCGTCGGCGGCGTGGCCTACCCGCCCCAGCTCCGGGCCCTGCAGATGGGTTCGCCCGTGGTCGTGGGCACGCCGGGCCGGGTGAAGGATCACCTGGACCGCGGCACCCTGGACCTGAGCCGCGTGAGCATGATCGTCCTCGACGAGTGCGACGAGATGCTGAACATGGGCTTCCTCGAGGATGTGGAGACCATCCTCGCCAAGGTGCCCGCCGGCCCGCAGACCTACCTGTTCTCGGCCACCCTGCCCGTCCCCATCGCCAAGCTGGCGAAGCGGTTCCTCAAGGATCCCGTGCAGATCCAGCTGGCCGAGGCGGGCGAGTCCGCCGTCCATGCCGACATCGCCCACACGCCCGTGCTGGTGCCCGATCACCAGCAGGTGCGGGCGCTGGTGAACCTCCTGCTCCGCGATCAGCCCAGCTCCGCGCTGATCTTCACCAAGACCAAGGCCCAGACTGAGGAAGTCGCCGAGGAGCTGACGGTTTCGGGCCTGCCTGCGGCTTTCCTGCACGGCGATCTGGCCCAGGCCACCCGCACCCGCATCCTGGGGCAGTTCAAGGACGGCAAGCTGCGCTACCTGGTGGCCACCGATGTCGCCGCCCGCGGCCTGGACATCGAGGGCCTCCCCCTGGTGGTCCATGTGGGCATCCCCACCCAGCTCGAGAACTATATTCACCGCAGCGGCCGCACAGGTCGCGCCGGCGCCAAGGGCACCAGCCTGGCCCTGGTGGGCTGGAAGGAGAGCCGCATCCTGCTGGCCTGGGGCCGCCGGGGCGGACTCAAGCTCGACTGGCGCGCCGTGCCCACGCCCGCGGAGATCCGCGAGGCCCAGACGGCCAAGCTCCTGGAGGGCATCCAGGGTGCCGCCAGCGCGGCCCTGCTCAGCCAGGCCGCCCAGCTGCTGAAGGACGCCGATCCCGTTCGTTTGGTGGCGGGCCTGCTGGGCCTGGTCCAGTCCGAACAGTCCGCCGGTTTCGACCTGCCCAATGAGCCCGAGCGCAAGGCCAAGCCCCGCTTCGACTCGGCCCGCGAGCGCAAGGAGGGCGGCCCCCGCCCCCAGCGCACCTATGCCGAACGCGCGGCGGCGCGCGGCACCGAGCGCCCCGATTCCGCCTTCTCCAAGACCCGCCCCGATGGCAGCTTCAAGCCCCGGCGCGACTTCGAGGACAAGCCCCGTCCCTATGTGAAGCCGAAGGCTGATGCCCCCTCGGGCCCGCGCAAGACCTGGGAGGACCGCCCCGCCACCAAGGACGCGCCTCGCCCCTGGAAGACAGCTCCCGCGAAGACCTGGAAGAAGAAGGGCTGA
- a CDS encoding acyl-CoA thioesterase has protein sequence MALPDDRVLTLPLGSDPSLRRRFMLLDEDLPANVRFGLILEVLDKLAEECALDYVRRAHPQARVVTAAIDNIYVRSAADVNRDLVFRARVNFVGRTSLEVGIRVEHAAGADGSPPAHIASCYFTMVARSTTGAGAESLILPTFESSDALAVRRWERAIARREGYRQQLHQAQEPPSREEYSLLMALHAAQDKPGFQGLMAGDCVTSGWERTYPEHENVPTKIFGGHLIRQAFEQSAICAEQVAPHRPVIVAVNRINFVQPVRMGDKLQFLSRAVYSGSTSVCVETDIIRVSRDRTQTNLSNSCIFTFANVDDELRPQPVPPIYPTTYAEDARYLAAHRRHATRLAWKASRKR, from the coding sequence ATGGCCCTCCCCGACGATCGCGTCCTCACACTTCCCCTCGGTTCCGATCCCTCCCTCCGGCGGCGCTTCATGCTGCTCGATGAGGATCTCCCGGCCAATGTGCGCTTCGGCCTGATCCTGGAGGTCCTCGACAAGCTGGCGGAGGAATGCGCCCTCGACTATGTGCGCCGCGCCCACCCCCAGGCGCGGGTGGTGACGGCCGCCATCGACAACATCTATGTGCGCAGCGCCGCGGATGTGAATCGCGACCTGGTGTTCCGGGCCCGGGTCAATTTCGTGGGACGCACGAGCCTGGAGGTGGGCATCCGCGTCGAACATGCCGCCGGTGCGGATGGCAGCCCTCCGGCGCACATCGCCTCCTGCTATTTCACGATGGTGGCCCGGAGCACCACGGGCGCGGGTGCCGAGAGCCTCATCCTGCCCACCTTCGAATCGAGCGATGCCTTGGCGGTGCGGCGCTGGGAGCGGGCCATCGCCCGGCGCGAGGGCTACCGCCAGCAGCTGCATCAGGCCCAGGAGCCGCCGAGCCGGGAGGAATACTCCCTGCTGATGGCCCTGCATGCGGCCCAGGACAAGCCCGGGTTCCAGGGCCTGATGGCGGGCGATTGCGTGACCAGCGGGTGGGAGCGCACCTATCCCGAGCACGAGAATGTGCCCACCAAGATCTTCGGCGGACACCTGATCCGGCAGGCCTTCGAACAGTCGGCCATCTGCGCCGAACAGGTGGCCCCCCACCGCCCGGTGATCGTGGCCGTGAACCGCATCAACTTCGTGCAGCCCGTACGCATGGGCGACAAGCTGCAGTTCCTGAGCCGGGCCGTCTACTCGGGGAGCACCAGTGTCTGCGTGGAGACCGACATCATCCGGGTGAGCCGGGACCGCACCCAGACGAACCTGTCCAACAGCTGCATCTTCACCTTCGCGAATGTGGACGATGAGTTGCGGCCCCAGCCGGTGCCGCCGATCTATCCCACCACCTACGCCGAGGACGCCCGCTATCTCGCGGCCCATCGCCGGCATGCCACCCGACTGGCCTGGAAGGCGTCACGAAAGCGGTAA
- a CDS encoding cation diffusion facilitator family transporter, whose protein sequence is MSAEHLEQRSRVRIALLSIGAGICVLGLKYLSFLLSGSVALKSDAIESVVNVVAAVFALGAVIFAGKPADKEHPYGHGKIEHFSAAFEGGLISLAAVLIIFEAAKGFFYGVELKDLGLGLMVNLVAGAINGLLGWFLLRQGRKTRSKALEADGHHILSDFWTTVGIATGLLAVKLTGLKWLDPAMAMLVGLLLARTGFRLVKESSQALLDMEDPDVLGKVLAAMNRVRTWDIIAVHEMRTFRSGRFTHVDVHIVVPEFYPVRQAHDLCEAFAKKSLEEGGVEGEVHTHVDPCGRLYCERCPAEGCTIRMAPKTADAAFLLEEATAAGPA, encoded by the coding sequence ATGTCCGCCGAACACCTCGAACAGCGATCCCGGGTCCGCATCGCCCTCCTGTCCATCGGAGCGGGGATCTGCGTCCTCGGCCTGAAGTATCTGTCCTTCCTGCTGTCCGGCTCCGTGGCCCTGAAGTCCGACGCCATCGAGAGCGTGGTGAATGTGGTGGCGGCCGTGTTCGCCCTGGGGGCCGTGATCTTCGCAGGCAAGCCCGCCGACAAGGAGCACCCCTACGGCCACGGCAAGATCGAGCATTTCAGCGCCGCCTTCGAGGGCGGCCTCATCTCGCTGGCGGCAGTGCTCATCATCTTCGAGGCCGCCAAGGGCTTCTTCTACGGCGTGGAGCTCAAGGACCTGGGCCTCGGCCTCATGGTCAACCTGGTGGCTGGCGCCATCAACGGCCTGCTGGGGTGGTTTCTGCTGCGCCAGGGCCGGAAGACCCGGTCCAAGGCCCTGGAAGCCGATGGCCATCACATCCTTTCCGACTTCTGGACCACCGTGGGCATCGCCACGGGCCTGCTGGCCGTGAAGCTCACGGGCCTCAAGTGGCTGGATCCCGCCATGGCCATGCTCGTGGGCCTCCTGCTGGCCCGCACGGGCTTCCGCCTGGTGAAGGAATCCTCCCAGGCCCTGCTCGACATGGAGGATCCCGATGTGCTCGGCAAAGTGCTGGCGGCCATGAACCGGGTTCGCACCTGGGACATCATCGCCGTCCACGAGATGCGCACCTTCCGTTCTGGCCGGTTCACCCATGTGGATGTGCACATCGTGGTGCCAGAGTTCTATCCCGTGCGGCAGGCCCACGACCTCTGCGAGGCCTTCGCGAAGAAATCCCTCGAGGAGGGGGGCGTCGAAGGCGAAGTCCACACCCATGTGGATCCCTGTGGACGCCTCTACTGCGAGCGCTGTCCCGCAGAGGGATGCACCATCCGGATGGCCCCCAAGACCGCCGACGCCGCCTTCCTTCTCGAAGAAGCGACCGCCGCCGGGCCGGCCTGA
- a CDS encoding histidine phosphatase family protein → MATLLLIRHGIAEDPRPGLRDADRALTEEGWRKTRAAMRGLAALGHAPTRGFSSPYRRAMETMACLQEAIGGFPMETTLGLVPEGRPAQADLWLRGLAAEAPEGVLALVSHQPFLGELIFHLTGRGLEVKKASCTVIRWEAGAWRFERQYQPAELRG, encoded by the coding sequence ATGGCCACACTCCTGCTCATCCGTCATGGCATCGCCGAAGATCCGCGCCCCGGTCTGCGCGATGCGGACCGCGCCCTGACCGAGGAGGGCTGGCGGAAGACCCGGGCGGCGATGCGGGGCCTGGCCGCCTTGGGTCACGCGCCCACCCGCGGATTCAGCAGCCCCTACCGGCGCGCCATGGAAACCATGGCCTGTCTTCAGGAAGCCATCGGAGGCTTCCCCATGGAGACCACCCTCGGGCTGGTGCCGGAGGGGCGCCCGGCCCAGGCAGATCTCTGGCTGCGCGGGCTCGCGGCTGAAGCCCCGGAAGGCGTGCTGGCCCTGGTCAGCCACCAGCCCTTTCTGGGCGAATTGATCTTCCACCTCACGGGCCGGGGCCTCGAGGTGAAGAAGGCCAGCTGCACGGTGATCCGCTGGGAGGCTGGCGCCTGGCGCTTCGAGCGCCAGTACCAGCCCGCGGAGCTGAGGGGCTGA
- the dusB gene encoding tRNA dihydrouridine synthase DusB, producing the protein MTFPHAPFQIRDVQVPNRLVMAPLHEITDQPFRKFIREIGGVGLVVSEMISSEALIRHAVKAEKMMAATGERPLSMQISGGRPEALAEGAALCEAAGADLVDLNMGCPASNVTKGGAGSALLRDIRLAERCVTGMVKAVKIPVTVKMRAGWDASQKDRGEFLDFLRMFEAAGVQALAIHPRTRAQQYEGHADWSIIARAVEAGTSYPIIGNGDVNAAADAYRMVAETGCAAVMIGRGALYNPFLFRQILDPEFVVTTEMRIDATLRLFQILLDLLEPREALHKIKKIGAWFTKGVPGGHGFRQNLHAASDAQALMAAIDALRHQGAA; encoded by the coding sequence TTGACCTTTCCCCATGCCCCCTTCCAGATCCGCGATGTCCAGGTTCCCAACCGCCTGGTCATGGCGCCGCTGCATGAGATCACCGACCAGCCCTTCCGCAAGTTCATCCGGGAGATCGGCGGCGTCGGTCTGGTGGTGTCGGAGATGATCAGCAGCGAGGCGCTGATCCGGCACGCGGTGAAGGCGGAGAAGATGATGGCGGCCACGGGCGAGCGGCCGCTGTCCATGCAGATCTCCGGGGGGCGCCCCGAGGCCCTGGCGGAAGGCGCGGCGCTGTGCGAGGCCGCGGGTGCGGATCTGGTGGACCTCAACATGGGCTGCCCGGCCAGCAATGTCACCAAGGGCGGCGCGGGCTCTGCCCTCCTGCGCGACATCCGCCTGGCGGAGCGGTGCGTCACGGGCATGGTGAAGGCCGTGAAGATCCCTGTGACGGTGAAGATGCGCGCGGGCTGGGACGCCTCACAGAAGGATCGCGGCGAGTTCCTGGATTTCCTGCGGATGTTCGAGGCGGCCGGCGTGCAGGCCCTGGCCATCCACCCCCGCACCCGGGCCCAGCAGTACGAGGGGCACGCGGACTGGAGCATCATCGCCCGGGCCGTGGAGGCGGGCACCTCGTACCCCATCATCGGCAACGGGGATGTGAACGCCGCCGCGGATGCCTACCGCATGGTGGCGGAGACTGGCTGCGCCGCGGTGATGATCGGCCGCGGGGCTCTCTACAATCCCTTCCTCTTCCGGCAGATCCTTGACCCGGAGTTCGTGGTCACCACGGAGATGCGCATCGATGCCACGCTGCGGCTGTTCCAGATCCTGCTGGATCTGCTGGAGCCCCGCGAAGCCCTGCACAAGATCAAGAAGATCGGCGCCTGGTTCACCAAGGGCGTGCCCGGCGGCCATGGCTTCCGCCAGAACCTGCATGCCGCCAGCGATGCCCAGGCCCTCATGGCCGCCATCGACGCCCTGCGGCACCAGGGCGCGGCCTGA
- a CDS encoding bifunctional hydroxymethylpyrimidine kinase/phosphomethylpyrimidine kinase, whose product MDDTRSSTPPVALCLGGMDPSAGAGLLRDALTLAELGCQPMAVSLAETLQNGLACTRIEAPGLDPVQRVETLAPHLAGRWGLKLSLCALDAQGFRRLCATLRHLAPPVRIWDPILAPSAGVGLHDGEDLRRMAGDLLPMGGWVVSPNRGEAAAFAGLPPEAIRSAAPEVLAAPWLEAGAAAVWLKGGHAAGDQVQDGWFTTEGTWRLESAPRLPGERRGTGCLLSASWLGLRLRGLTDLEAAEEAARRLRGRWNLAFAPGGVGRPMFAPLAAEAR is encoded by the coding sequence ATGGATGACACCCGCTCCAGCACCCCGCCGGTCGCCCTCTGCCTGGGCGGCATGGATCCGTCCGCCGGTGCGGGTCTGCTGCGCGACGCCTTGACTTTGGCGGAACTGGGCTGCCAACCCATGGCCGTGAGCCTCGCAGAGACCCTTCAGAACGGCCTGGCCTGCACCCGCATCGAAGCTCCCGGCCTGGATCCGGTCCAGCGTGTCGAGACCCTGGCCCCGCACCTGGCCGGCCGCTGGGGCCTGAAGCTCAGCCTCTGCGCGCTGGATGCCCAAGGCTTCCGCCGTCTCTGCGCCACCCTTCGCCACTTGGCGCCACCGGTCCGCATCTGGGATCCCATCCTTGCGCCCAGCGCCGGCGTGGGCCTCCACGACGGGGAAGACCTGCGCCGGATGGCCGGGGATCTGCTGCCCATGGGCGGCTGGGTGGTGAGTCCCAACCGCGGTGAGGCCGCCGCCTTCGCCGGACTCCCGCCGGAGGCCATCCGCAGCGCCGCACCCGAAGTGCTGGCTGCGCCCTGGCTGGAGGCCGGGGCCGCCGCCGTGTGGCTCAAGGGCGGCCATGCCGCCGGCGACCAGGTGCAGGATGGGTGGTTCACGACCGAGGGCACCTGGCGTCTTGAATCCGCGCCCCGGCTCCCCGGCGAGCGTCGCGGCACCGGCTGCCTCCTGTCCGCCAGCTGGCTGGGTCTCCGGCTCCGGGGCCTGACGGACCTTGAGGCTGCTGAAGAGGCCGCTCGCCGCCTGCGCGGCCGCTGGAACCTGGCCTTCGCCCCCGGGGGTGTCGGCCGGCCGATGTTCGCCCCCCTTGCCGCGGAGGCGCGGTGA